A region from the Tigriopus californicus strain San Diego chromosome 9, Tcal_SD_v2.1, whole genome shotgun sequence genome encodes:
- the LOC131886983 gene encoding putative defense protein Hdd11-like yields MVLTIVVCISTILVFDVSCLPNGAHPNACVDMVPGHIPNQATGPAPFQIRAMPMNNGQVMVHVNATSDVDFKGFMIMAKDESSQERGHGYFIATPDSKKIARHMNCEGFPKSCNDPAACQGTANALTHSSNEFKKSVTAVWTPPTQMSGHDIIFVATVVVKFDTWYEGLASNSVLV; encoded by the exons ATGGTTCTTACAATTGTTGTGTGCATATCCACCATTCTGGTCTTTGATGTATCTTGTCTACCCAATGGGGCCCATCCCAATGCTTGTGTGGATATGGTACCCGGTCATATCCCCAATCAGGCTACTGGACCTGCTCCGTTCCAAATTCGAGCCATGCCCATGAATAATGGCCAAGTTATGG TTCATGTGAATGCCACCTCTGACGTGGATTTCAAGGGTTTTATGATTATGGCCAAGGACGAGTCAAGCCAAGAGCGCGGTCATGGCTACTTCATTGCTACGCCAGATTCGAAAAAGATCGCTCGTCACATGAATTGTGAGGGCTTCCCAAAGAGCTGCAACGATCCGGCAGCGTGTCAAGGCACGGCTAATGCTCTCACTCATTCGAGTAACGAATTCAAAAAGAGCGTGACAGCCGTTTGGACCCCGCCAACTCAAATGTCAGGGCATGATATTATCTTCGTGGCCACAGTTGTGGTCAAGTTCGACACCTGGTATGAAGGCCTCGCCTCAAATTCCGTTCT